From the genome of Hydrogenophilus thermoluteolus, one region includes:
- a CDS encoding hypoxanthine-guanine phosphoribosyltransferase, translating into MNTTQNRSPFWQVWEEADCLADQQTVQAAIDRLAAEITARLADKSPLVYVVMNGAVIFAGQLLPRLRFPLEVTYLHATRYGNATQGAELHWRVEPTAAAEGRHVLVLDDILDEGHTLAAILERLKAEGAASVSLAVLCDKQHDRKARPGWKADFTGLEIPDRFVFGFGMDYKGYWRNAPGIYAVKGL; encoded by the coding sequence ATGAACACGACGCAGAACCGATCCCCTTTCTGGCAAGTGTGGGAAGAGGCCGATTGCCTCGCGGATCAACAAACGGTGCAGGCGGCGATCGACCGCCTGGCTGCCGAGATCACCGCCCGGCTTGCCGACAAATCCCCACTTGTCTATGTGGTGATGAACGGCGCAGTGATCTTTGCCGGACAGCTCTTACCACGACTGCGCTTTCCGCTGGAAGTCACCTATCTGCACGCCACGCGCTACGGCAATGCGACGCAGGGCGCGGAACTCCACTGGCGCGTCGAGCCCACCGCAGCGGCAGAGGGCCGCCACGTGCTGGTGCTCGACGACATTCTCGACGAAGGCCACACGCTCGCGGCGATCCTCGAACGGTTGAAAGCCGAAGGCGCGGCGAGCGTTTCGCTGGCGGTGCTCTGTGACAAACAGCACGACCGCAAAGCGCGTCCGGGGTGGAAAGCCGACTTCACGGGACTGGAGATACCGGATCGCTTCGTTTTCGGTTTCGGGATGGACTACAAAGGGTATTGGCGCAACGCACCCGGCATTTACGCGGTCAAAGGGCTGTAG
- the pyrE gene encoding orotate phosphoribosyltransferase: MTATAQAFLRLALERQALRFGEFVTKAGRRSPYFFNSAHFDDGAAFGALCGFYAEAIEASGLTFDALFGPAYKGIPLVAGVAIRLAERGINRPFAFNRKEAKDHGEGGTLVGAALSGRVLIVDDVISAGTSVRESVARITAAGATPAGVVIALDREERGQGERSAVQEVEDEFGIPVIAVARLRDLLQLLKDDPALSAHWPAVEAYRARYGV, encoded by the coding sequence ATGACAGCGACCGCGCAGGCTTTTCTTCGCTTGGCACTCGAACGGCAAGCGCTGCGTTTTGGCGAATTCGTCACCAAAGCGGGGCGGCGTTCGCCCTACTTTTTCAATTCGGCCCATTTCGATGACGGTGCGGCGTTCGGCGCGCTCTGTGGCTTTTACGCCGAGGCGATTGAGGCGAGTGGTCTCACGTTCGACGCCCTCTTCGGCCCTGCGTACAAAGGGATTCCGCTCGTTGCTGGCGTGGCGATCCGCCTTGCCGAACGCGGCATCAACCGGCCGTTTGCGTTCAACCGTAAAGAGGCGAAAGACCACGGCGAAGGGGGAACGCTCGTAGGGGCGGCGCTCTCCGGGCGGGTATTGATTGTCGACGACGTGATCTCGGCGGGCACCTCGGTGCGCGAATCGGTGGCGCGCATTACCGCAGCAGGGGCGACGCCTGCCGGGGTGGTGATCGCGCTCGACCGTGAAGAGCGGGGTCAAGGCGAGCGTTCCGCGGTGCAGGAGGTCGAAGATGAATTCGGCATTCCGGTGATCGCGGTAGCGCGGTTGCGCGACCTCCTGCAGCTCCTCAAAGACGATCCCGCGCTCAGTGCCCATTGGCCTGCAGTGGAAGCGTATCGGGCGCGGTATGGGGTGTGA
- a CDS encoding response regulator has product MGCEANDAVLIVEDDAALRILLGGLLARKGWRVLEAGTREGALALLAENPSISVIVLDLGLPPRPHAIDEGILFLFSVRQSGFRGKVVVLTGQDQHAAAVAAIGEGAFDFLAKPAQPQQILAAVERARLFYEAERRLASAGQERVALSVPLERGWREIHDQVQEVVLRRLWRESKGNASEVARRLGVKRENLYPLLKKFGIER; this is encoded by the coding sequence ATGGGGTGTGAAGCGAACGATGCCGTACTGATCGTCGAGGACGATGCAGCGCTCCGCATACTCTTGGGCGGGCTGCTTGCACGGAAGGGGTGGCGCGTGCTCGAAGCGGGGACGCGTGAAGGTGCGCTCGCGTTGCTGGCGGAAAACCCGTCGATTTCCGTGATCGTCCTGGATTTGGGGTTGCCGCCGCGACCCCACGCGATCGACGAAGGAATCCTTTTTCTTTTTTCCGTTCGCCAATCGGGATTTCGCGGCAAAGTGGTCGTGTTGACCGGACAAGATCAGCACGCCGCGGCGGTGGCGGCGATCGGCGAAGGGGCGTTCGATTTTCTGGCCAAACCCGCACAGCCGCAACAGATCCTTGCTGCGGTCGAGCGCGCGCGCCTTTTCTATGAGGCCGAACGGCGGCTCGCTTCCGCGGGTCAAGAACGGGTGGCGCTCAGCGTTCCGCTCGAACGCGGCTGGCGTGAGATTCACGACCAGGTCCAAGAGGTGGTATTGCGTCGGCTGTGGCGCGAATCCAAGGGGAACGCTTCCGAAGTGGCGCGTCGTCTGGGGGTGAAGCGGGAGAATCTCTATCCCTTGCTGAAAAAGTTCGGAATCGAGCGGTGA
- a CDS encoding ATP-binding protein produces MNATWLPWIAGASLIAGLVVLSVLAWLLRDVQRIEDAAERLLQANAANDCDAHRFPAAAWPILHAVGVKGMHVAWQWYGVRYEMGWGDTNRPRTVAIPFSAQVPNLSVHGTLWVPWAKGERRYFAKRLADTLQLCLLLDLWRTAAATETGFALWSRTATLLLHDVKNLAQFVLYLPVTLESPDDASSDRRSAHRMLAAALPAATERATRILSRLTHWSETTQATDVLHPIALTPFLEAECARLGGCVPIEGEAIVAAVPERLREIVQELWENSERHQGTLTRIAVRRDDAAHRAEVAFAVAVSEPVTPQHVARWFQPFFSGDGQGSGLGLFQAQWAARACHGDLTARVEEGGVVFLLTLPLYEKGDRPGSSDRIE; encoded by the coding sequence GTGAATGCGACGTGGCTGCCCTGGATCGCTGGCGCGAGCCTGATTGCCGGATTGGTCGTCCTGAGCGTTCTGGCTTGGTTGTTGCGCGACGTCCAGCGGATCGAGGATGCCGCTGAGCGGCTTTTGCAGGCGAACGCGGCAAACGATTGCGACGCCCACCGTTTTCCTGCTGCCGCGTGGCCGATTCTGCACGCGGTGGGCGTCAAAGGGATGCACGTGGCGTGGCAGTGGTACGGGGTGAGGTACGAAATGGGTTGGGGGGATACGAACCGACCGCGCACGGTGGCGATCCCCTTTTCGGCGCAAGTACCCAATCTCAGCGTTCACGGAACGCTTTGGGTGCCGTGGGCAAAGGGGGAGCGCCGCTATTTCGCCAAACGGCTTGCCGATACCCTGCAACTGTGTCTGCTCCTCGACCTTTGGCGCACTGCCGCGGCGACGGAAACCGGCTTTGCGCTGTGGAGCCGCACTGCGACGCTGCTTCTGCACGACGTCAAAAACCTGGCGCAGTTCGTGTTGTACCTCCCGGTGACGCTCGAATCGCCCGATGATGCGTCAAGCGATCGGCGCAGCGCCCACCGCATGCTTGCGGCGGCGTTACCGGCAGCGACCGAACGTGCGACCCGGATCCTCAGTCGTTTGACCCACTGGTCCGAGACAACCCAAGCAACAGACGTTCTGCACCCGATTGCTTTGACGCCGTTCCTGGAAGCGGAATGCGCGCGGTTGGGTGGTTGCGTGCCCATCGAGGGGGAGGCGATCGTGGCGGCAGTTCCGGAACGGTTGCGCGAGATCGTGCAGGAGTTGTGGGAGAACAGCGAGCGCCATCAAGGTACGCTCACCCGCATTGCGGTGCGGCGTGACGACGCAGCCCACCGCGCCGAAGTGGCCTTTGCGGTGGCGGTGTCGGAACCGGTGACGCCACAACACGTGGCACGCTGGTTTCAGCCCTTCTTCTCTGGGGATGGGCAGGGCAGCGGCCTTGGACTCTTCCAGGCTCAATGGGCGGCCCGCGCCTGCCACGGGGACTTGACGGCGCGCGTCGAAGAGGGTGGCGTGGTTTTTCTCTTGACTCTCCCCCTGTATGAAAAAGGGGACAGACCAGGAAGCTCCGATCGCATAGAATAA
- a CDS encoding prepilin-type N-terminal cleavage/methylation domain-containing protein, with translation MMAFKRAQTGFTLVEIAIVLVIIGLLLGGVLKGQELIENAKVKNAINDINAVKTAYYSYQDRYKRLPGDDGNLAALQARGGTWANVTQGGDNNGVIAVTAAQTFNGGGENDNFFQHLRAAGFLTGDATVAGAAALPRNSFGGLIGITNAAVLGYNQATLMVCLGNVPGKAAAAIDSQIDDGVANTGSVRATQGANNTAPGVAATAYSEDQSYTVCSTL, from the coding sequence ATGATGGCTTTCAAACGTGCGCAAACGGGTTTTACCCTGGTCGAGATCGCGATCGTTCTGGTGATCATCGGGTTACTGCTCGGTGGTGTGCTCAAGGGGCAGGAATTGATCGAAAATGCCAAGGTGAAGAACGCGATCAACGACATCAATGCGGTCAAAACCGCGTACTACTCCTATCAAGACCGCTATAAGCGCTTACCCGGTGACGATGGCAACTTGGCAGCGCTTCAGGCGCGCGGCGGAACGTGGGCAAACGTTACGCAAGGTGGTGACAACAACGGTGTAATTGCTGTTACCGCTGCGCAAACGTTCAACGGAGGGGGGGAAAACGATAACTTTTTCCAACATCTCCGGGCCGCGGGTTTTTTGACCGGTGATGCGACAGTTGCTGGTGCAGCGGCACTGCCCAGAAACTCTTTCGGTGGTTTGATCGGGATCACCAACGCCGCAGTTCTCGGCTATAATCAAGCGACTTTGATGGTCTGCTTAGGTAACGTACCTGGAAAAGCAGCAGCGGCAATCGATTCTCAAATCGATGATGGGGTGGCGAACACCGGTTCCGTTCGTGCGACACAAGGTGCCAACAATACCGCTCCGGGTGTCGCAGCAACAGCCTATAGCGAGGATCAGAGTTACACGGTGTGTTCCACGCTGTAA
- a CDS encoding prepilin-type N-terminal cleavage/methylation domain-containing protein, with the protein MGFPHALAMSQPARSRGFSLVEAALVLVLVALVLGALLVPFGTQQEQKRIQETRDKMARIREALIGYAVARCGVTATVPCLPCPSAPGATWENTTGEPRASCATVNDAEGIVPWQALGLRKDDAVDAWTRPFRYRVLEKAVTGSGTVSHASGTNCPTTPSAITVCRRDPSGTKTFETDTVVALLLSHGPNGLGALLRAPGAATGDEAENADGNDRLFVTGTPTAADATNPFDDIVDWLSSNELCAKAPAGCANYQ; encoded by the coding sequence ATGGGATTTCCGCATGCGCTGGCAATGAGCCAGCCAGCCCGAAGCCGTGGGTTTTCGCTGGTCGAAGCGGCGTTGGTGCTGGTGCTGGTGGCACTGGTGCTCGGCGCTTTGCTCGTTCCGTTCGGGACCCAGCAGGAACAAAAACGGATCCAGGAGACGCGCGACAAGATGGCGCGGATTCGTGAAGCGCTCATCGGTTACGCGGTGGCCCGCTGCGGGGTCACTGCGACGGTTCCCTGTCTGCCTTGTCCCAGCGCGCCTGGTGCCACGTGGGAGAATACGACGGGAGAGCCGCGGGCAAGCTGTGCGACGGTAAACGACGCGGAAGGCATCGTGCCGTGGCAAGCGCTTGGGCTCAGAAAAGACGACGCGGTGGATGCGTGGACGCGACCGTTTCGTTACCGGGTTTTGGAAAAAGCGGTGACCGGAAGCGGCACGGTGTCACACGCATCCGGTACCAATTGTCCCACGACGCCTTCGGCGATCACCGTGTGTCGTCGTGACCCGTCAGGTACGAAGACGTTTGAAACCGATACAGTCGTTGCATTGCTGCTTTCGCACGGCCCGAATGGACTGGGGGCGCTGTTGCGCGCACCGGGCGCGGCAACGGGGGACGAAGCGGAAAATGCAGACGGTAACGACCGTCTGTTCGTGACCGGAACACCAACGGCTGCAGACGCTACGAACCCGTTCGACGATATCGTCGATTGGCTTTCGAGCAACGAACTGTGCGCGAAAGCGCCCGCCGGTTGTGCCAATTACCAGTGA
- a CDS encoding type II secretion system F family protein, with product MRFAYRALTEDGRTVRGQIEAENESELERELAANRLTLLEARAIRSRRRARAPLQPRDIIDFYFQMESMLRAGVPLLDFLADLRDTSASPAIQNLAEDLHRRIEAGASLSEALAAHPKVAEPMICSLIKTAEATGQLPDVLAQIVASLKWRDELKAQTKKALTYPAFVFVVITAVVIFLMTYLVPQLITFLENMGQTLPFATRALIAVSRFITESWYLLLIVPTGATLLVAFVAKHNVRFRQWLHRQVLQIPLVGAIIHKIILARFADVFALMYRSGVPILDALQLGEEVTQNLEIRTAIEHARRLVTQGVPISQAFAGSGLFPPLVIRMLRVGEQTGALDDALANVSYYYARDVNESVARLQTLIEPILTVVLGLILGWIMFAVLGPVYDTITKIRM from the coding sequence ATGAGATTTGCCTATCGCGCGCTCACCGAAGATGGTCGAACCGTTCGCGGTCAAATCGAAGCGGAAAACGAAAGTGAACTGGAGCGCGAACTGGCCGCGAACCGGTTGACGCTCCTTGAAGCGCGTGCAATCCGCTCGCGGCGTCGAGCCCGTGCGCCGTTGCAACCGCGTGACATCATCGATTTTTACTTTCAAATGGAATCGATGCTTCGCGCCGGTGTCCCGCTGCTCGATTTTCTGGCCGATCTTCGTGATACCTCGGCCTCGCCAGCCATTCAGAACTTGGCCGAAGACCTACATCGCCGCATCGAAGCGGGCGCGTCGCTCTCCGAGGCGCTCGCCGCACACCCCAAAGTGGCAGAACCGATGATTTGCAGCCTCATCAAGACGGCCGAAGCCACCGGGCAGCTTCCTGATGTGCTTGCGCAAATCGTCGCGAGCCTCAAATGGCGTGACGAGCTCAAAGCACAGACCAAGAAAGCACTCACCTATCCCGCATTCGTCTTCGTCGTGATCACCGCAGTCGTGATCTTTCTGATGACCTACCTCGTTCCCCAACTGATCACCTTCCTGGAAAACATGGGGCAAACGTTGCCGTTTGCCACCCGCGCGCTGATCGCCGTCTCCCGTTTCATCACCGAATCGTGGTACCTCCTCTTGATCGTTCCCACAGGAGCCACACTCCTCGTCGCTTTCGTAGCCAAACACAATGTGCGGTTTCGTCAGTGGCTCCACCGCCAAGTGCTCCAAATCCCGCTCGTCGGAGCGATCATCCACAAGATCATCCTGGCGCGCTTTGCCGACGTCTTCGCATTGATGTACCGATCCGGCGTTCCCATCCTCGACGCGCTGCAGTTGGGTGAGGAGGTCACCCAAAATCTGGAAATCCGTACCGCAATCGAACACGCGCGTCGTCTCGTCACCCAAGGCGTCCCCATCTCCCAAGCGTTTGCCGGTTCTGGACTCTTTCCGCCGCTCGTGATCCGGATGCTGCGCGTTGGCGAACAAACCGGTGCGCTGGACGACGCGCTCGCCAATGTCAGTTACTATTATGCGCGTGACGTCAACGAATCGGTCGCCCGCTTGCAAACCTTGATCGAACCGATCCTGACGGTCGTTCTGGGGTTGATTCTGGGCTGGATCATGTTTGCGGTCCTTGGCCCCGTCTATGACACCATCACCAAGATTCGAATGTAA
- a CDS encoding GspE/PulE family protein: MTEPTVAPRKRLGEILIERGVLTPDQLQIALFEQQRLGKPIGETLLALGFVTEDLLSEALSENLGQEAIDLEKIVPDPQALSLIPKETARRYAAFPVSFDTTTKQLIVAIADPNDIIATDRIRTQLGSKATPVWRFAPRAAIEQAIDQFYGRELSLDGILRELAGESDLSQFTQEDAQSFAHPIVRLVDALLTDAVLQGASDIHFEPEPAFVRIRYRIDGVLQQRRALHRRYWNAILVRLKILAGMNIAENRAPQDGRIQLTLAGREIDFRASSQPTLAGENFVLRILDSKRSVVPLDALGLHNTQLALLKRLLARPEGILLVTGPTGSGKTTTLYSILNHLNSERVNIMTLEDPVEYVLPLVRQTSIGETSRIDFAEGIRSLLRQDPDIILVGEIRDHDTAIMAFRAAMTGHQVFSTLHTNSALRSIPRLLDLGISPEIMAGNVIGIIAQRLVRKLCPHCKEPDPNGQRLWEALRLEAHEVVYRAVGCAECGMRGYKGRLALMEILAFDVGLDELIARRATLRELTEYTAAHGFITLAQDGLRRIREGVTTLEEVARVVDITGWFAAA; the protein is encoded by the coding sequence ATGACTGAGCCTACCGTCGCGCCGCGCAAACGACTTGGCGAAATTCTGATCGAACGCGGTGTCTTGACACCGGATCAGCTTCAAATCGCGCTCTTCGAGCAGCAACGACTCGGAAAACCCATCGGCGAAACGCTACTTGCCCTCGGCTTCGTCACCGAAGACCTCCTGAGTGAAGCCCTTTCGGAAAACTTGGGGCAAGAGGCGATCGACCTCGAAAAGATCGTCCCGGACCCACAAGCACTCAGTCTGATCCCCAAAGAGACCGCCCGCCGCTACGCCGCGTTTCCAGTGAGTTTCGACACCACCACGAAGCAGCTCATCGTAGCGATCGCCGACCCAAACGACATCATCGCAACCGACCGCATCCGCACCCAATTGGGCAGCAAAGCCACGCCGGTGTGGCGTTTCGCACCCCGCGCCGCGATCGAGCAAGCGATCGACCAATTCTACGGACGGGAACTCTCGCTCGACGGCATTCTGCGCGAACTGGCCGGGGAGAGCGACCTCTCGCAGTTCACTCAGGAGGACGCGCAGTCGTTTGCCCACCCGATCGTCCGACTCGTCGATGCCCTGCTCACCGACGCGGTGCTCCAAGGCGCTTCGGACATCCATTTCGAACCCGAACCCGCTTTCGTGCGCATCCGCTACCGAATCGACGGCGTCTTACAGCAACGTCGCGCATTGCACCGCCGCTATTGGAACGCGATTCTGGTGCGTTTGAAGATCCTGGCCGGAATGAACATCGCGGAAAACCGCGCGCCACAAGACGGCCGCATCCAGCTCACGCTGGCTGGCCGTGAAATCGACTTTCGGGCCTCTTCGCAACCCACCCTGGCAGGCGAAAATTTCGTCTTGCGCATCCTCGACTCCAAGCGCAGCGTCGTGCCACTGGATGCGTTGGGGCTACACAACACACAACTAGCGCTCCTCAAACGCCTGCTGGCCCGCCCAGAAGGGATTTTGCTGGTCACCGGTCCGACGGGGAGCGGAAAAACCACCACGCTCTACTCCATCCTCAACCATTTGAATTCCGAGCGGGTCAACATCATGACCCTGGAAGATCCAGTGGAATACGTTCTGCCGCTGGTTCGCCAGACATCGATCGGCGAAACCAGTCGCATCGACTTTGCCGAAGGCATCCGTTCCCTGCTGCGTCAAGACCCGGACATCATCCTCGTCGGCGAGATCCGCGACCACGACACTGCGATCATGGCGTTTCGCGCCGCGATGACCGGGCACCAAGTCTTCTCGACCTTGCACACCAACTCCGCACTGCGCTCGATTCCGCGCCTCCTCGATTTGGGGATCTCGCCGGAAATCATGGCCGGGAACGTCATCGGCATCATCGCCCAGCGGTTGGTGCGCAAACTCTGCCCCCACTGCAAAGAACCCGACCCCAACGGGCAACGGCTGTGGGAGGCGCTGCGCCTGGAAGCGCATGAGGTGGTCTACCGAGCGGTCGGCTGCGCCGAATGCGGCATGCGCGGCTACAAAGGGCGGTTGGCACTCATGGAGATTTTGGCATTCGACGTGGGACTCGACGAACTGATCGCACGTCGCGCCACCCTGCGTGAACTCACCGAATACACCGCCGCGCACGGCTTTATCACACTCGCACAAGACGGGCTTCGTCGGATCCGCGAAGGGGTCACGACTCTGGAAGAGGTGGCGCGCGTCGTCGATATCACCGGGTGGTTTGCGGCAGCATGA
- a CDS encoding tetratricopeptide repeat protein, producing MSLLLEALERDPTPPRAQPNDGALPPETVAPTGDFSHTTAHGQTATALHDRAAAETLHAVHDTNPPTQKRRIGLGAFVVSSLAVSIGIGGYFALELLPLLTLGQPTPLAPPSTNVPAQQTLSTETTEAAAGIARNTEAATDAGSPSVVAAAPTLPPRGDVVPPGVAPTTPTNAQTDPVVQTQALPPLSEQPASGQPKRPLPSASTPTAASHPETALRRVQSPHPTAPNPDETTATPLLPADARIEIVRSRPTAGESRLTAAYAALDAHRWADAERTLRELSRTDPDNPAILLGLAVAAAGQNRLDEARAWYHALLRIQPDHPAALAALVELEPASNLLGLESRLRTALANHPDDAALHRALGLILAQQQRWAEAQVQFFEAYRLAPDDSVTLYNLAVSLDQLGERKTALQYYEQALASHSSSMLPIDRAALSRRIQALRLNLVESQ from the coding sequence ATGAGTCTGCTGCTCGAAGCGTTGGAACGCGACCCCACCCCCCCGCGTGCGCAGCCGAACGACGGTGCGCTCCCACCAGAAACGGTTGCACCCACAGGCGATTTCTCTCATACGACGGCACACGGGCAAACCGCTACGGCGCTGCATGACCGCGCGGCAGCGGAAACACTGCATGCCGTTCATGACACAAACCCACCCACTCAAAAACGCCGGATCGGTTTGGGTGCGTTCGTTGTATCGAGCCTGGCGGTATCCATCGGAATCGGCGGCTATTTTGCGCTCGAACTGCTGCCGTTGCTCACACTCGGCCAGCCGACACCCCTCGCCCCACCTTCAACCAACGTTCCAGCGCAGCAAACCCTGAGCACCGAAACCACCGAAGCGGCAGCTGGAATCGCACGTAACACTGAGGCTGCGACCGATGCGGGATCGCCCTCTGTCGTTGCTGCGGCACCGACCTTGCCGCCCCGCGGCGACGTCGTCCCCCCCGGGGTGGCTCCTACGACACCGACGAATGCTCAAACGGACCCGGTCGTCCAGACGCAAGCCCTGCCACCTTTATCGGAACAACCGGCATCTGGGCAACCGAAACGTCCCCTTCCCAGCGCCTCAACCCCAACGGCAGCATCGCATCCAGAAACCGCACTGAGGCGCGTGCAATCGCCGCATCCCACTGCGCCGAACCCGGACGAAACGACCGCCACGCCGCTTTTGCCCGCTGACGCACGGATCGAAATCGTCCGGTCTCGACCCACTGCCGGAGAAAGCCGTCTGACCGCAGCTTATGCTGCGCTCGACGCACACCGCTGGGCAGATGCCGAACGCACGTTGCGCGAACTCTCCCGAACCGATCCCGACAACCCGGCAATCCTGTTGGGTTTGGCTGTTGCAGCAGCCGGACAAAACCGCCTGGACGAAGCGCGCGCATGGTACCACGCGCTGTTGCGCATCCAGCCCGATCACCCGGCTGCACTGGCCGCCCTTGTCGAACTCGAACCGGCGAGCAACCTGCTTGGCCTGGAGAGCCGACTCCGCACGGCGTTGGCCAACCATCCCGACGACGCCGCGCTCCACCGCGCGCTCGGGTTGATCCTAGCCCAACAACAGCGCTGGGCGGAAGCCCAAGTCCAATTTTTCGAAGCGTACCGCCTGGCGCCCGATGATTCCGTCACGCTCTACAACCTTGCCGTGAGCCTCGACCAACTCGGTGAACGGAAGACCGCGCTCCAATATTACGAACAGGCGCTGGCAAGCCATTCCAGCAGTATGCTACCGATCGACCGTGCGGCTCTCTCCCGCCGCATTCAGGCACTGCGTCTCAATCTGGTGGAATCCCAATGA